A genomic window from Cardiocondyla obscurior isolate alpha-2009 linkage group LG02, Cobs3.1, whole genome shotgun sequence includes:
- the LOC139113424 gene encoding SEC23-interacting protein isoform X3 has product MIQGTSYPELDNFIGQDPINAQSQISSRTNEDSLTNTSFQSKENKDTTNQPGKSGYLTSILSSLPNLSLSSNKSDFSGPQINQTPENTSGTTHEPNPYITPQGYHGSQSEIPGFLAINPQDSRSTNLSGFAAYGPTGAVPNPSQPAAAAPPSVSQPGYTPVSYRLGNQRRLKYAPPPDLTSNNAKPYPNPTLQSFLPTQNASAPPTILNPYESEGLTQSNNFNVQQTSSIPEPKLPTSEQLSRNSSLQNSFRSSPVTAGTSYNNSSVTSTNQNQFFESSSVSAQFASSSKPIPARVLEPATPQNTPANVSFPGFTPYVNQNIPSTYNFDKEVNVLKNSNLNSPPESSKSGFSNTPLETTTDSAYKPALTSGETEATFAPISAAKVTEKLEHLLAEQQENSSCTAPSKASSEIDEITSSVTTELAKSFESQNDALKATNEIIDKPHEAKLNDVQEKAAQPGSDTWSDVFLGQEPTAQSVIRPEIHTTDNSTTSDLQTVKSNVYPLQQHYHVQPISAPNSSFFTDKSAEQKSSLNYVSPAEPPRTDSSPANFYNLPKSTEQSVNTFFDPPKPNQVTSFSQEKNINLFGQPVSNINNQQPEENYFALNSKTTDSSVSHVPFWNVEQSSHSQTLNVAPTQPVSNQSVYTAPIQQSAPIFYNPTQFANKLPTQSTFQHTYEQRPSQQQLYQNSPFYENTSGLQQPYAIPENNIAYPTPTISIATSVPEPTGSATLNPVQMSVNSPNTNRTTPDTVPLSFQNWASGSSDKRMQYRPVYHHWFYRKEVESKTLWLPFSMQDSLKLEEAHNSSDISPETIVATDGGRYDVDILRRERAPVYWTGTSNEVRRCSWFFKGTAEARYAPYSENIAAKLEDEYKLACQSNIWNRKVELNNGEYIVFHNATVQAHYSQPASPDVTGSWGNNAASEDSTYLQGSASKPKVVKRGVDEFNIDEGEPEKVDHLLFLVHGIGSVCDLKFRTVEEVVSEFRSISYQLVQSHYRTASEQGIVNRIEVLPISWHTTLHTDTGIDKQLQAITLESIPKLRHFTNDTLLDVLFYTSPIYCQTIMQTVGNEMNRLYALFKERNPTFGGGVYLGGHSLGSLIMFDLLCHQKPAKDDENEIIDEEDDSIATIKPMPAAIIKKHLSRRISYVMGAAGTGQPYINYPQLNFNPCAFFALGSPIGMFVTVRGIDTLGENFTLPTCPAFFNIFHPFDPVAYRVESLINPEACNYRPMLIPHHKGRKRMHLELKETMARVGADLKQKLIDSVRHTWNSFYQLALFHKPDNQILEREIDKVVEEQLQKPPNVADQSNNDDDGADLKIGRLNGGRRIDYVLQEAPFEYINEYIFALTSHICYWESEDTMLLILKEIYGSRGIQTDAQLPQQSMSIERITPSPSLSVLSPSGSNVGTPLVMGVDPTVPMSGKSVGPPPKTGFVPKS; this is encoded by the exons ATGATACAAGGAACGTCAT atcctGAGCTCGACAATTTCATAGGACAAGATCCGATCAATGCCCAGTCTCAAATCTCATCAAGGACAAACGAGGATTCTCTCACGAATACATCTTTTCAATCCAAGGAAAATAAAGACACAACGAATCAGCCTGGCAAATCAGGATATCTTACGTCAATTCTCTCTTCCTTGCCGAACCTGTCGTTGTCATCGAATAAATCTGATTTCTCAGGACCGCAAATAAATCAGACACCCGAGAATACCAGCGGAACGACGCACGAGCCTAATCCTTATATAACGCCGCAAGGGTACCATGGTTCTCAGTCGGAAATACCAGGATTCTTAGCAATTAATCCTCAAGATTCTCGAAGTACAAACTTGTCAGGATTTGCTGCTTACGGTCCCACCGGCGCTGTACCCAACCCTTCTCAGCCTGCAGCAGCAGCCCCACCCAGTGTATCTCAACCTGGCTATA CGCCCGTTTCCTATCGACTTGGTAATCAACGACGCTTGAAATATGCACCGCCGCCTGATCTGACATCTAATAACGCAAAGCCATATCCGAATCCAACATTGCAGTCATTTTTGCCAACACAAAATGCCTCCGCGCCACCGACTATTTTAAATCCATATGAATCGGAAGGATTGACGCAAAGCAACAACTTTAATGTACAGCAGACAAGTTCTATACCCGAGCCGAAACTTCCAACGTCTGAACAGTTATCGCGAAATAGTTCTCTCCAAAACTCATTTCGATCCAGTCCAGTTACAGCAGGAACGTCATACAACAATTCGTCTGTAACGTCTACGAACCAGAATCAATTTTTCGAGAGTTCCTCTGTGTCTGCGCAATTTGCTTCATCGTCTAAACCGATACCTGCGCGTGTATTGGAGCCAGCAACTCCACAAAATACTCCGGCGAACGTTTCGTTTCCCGGCTTCACTCCTTACGTCAATCAAAATATACCATCGACATATAATTTCGACAAAGAAGTAAATGTGCTTAAAAATTCTAATCTGAATTCGCCCCCGGAATCTTCGAAGAGCGGTTTTTCGAATACACCATTAGAAACGACTACAGATTCGGCGTACAAACCGGCATTAACGTCCGGAGAAACCGAGGCCACATTTGCGCCAATATCGGCAGCCAAGGTAACAGAAAAATTAGAGCATTTACTCGCGGAGCAGCAAGAAAATTCATCTTGCACAGCACCCTCCAAGGCTTCCTCGGAAATTGACGAAATTACATCGAGCGTTACTACCGAATTAGCGAAATCTTTCGAATCGCAAAACGATGCGCTAAAGGCTACAAATGAGATAATCGATAAACCACATGAAGCAAAGTTGAATGATGTACAAGAGAAAGCCGCTCAGCCTGGAAGTGACACATGGAGTGACGTGTTTCTTGGGCAAGAGCCAACGGCGCAATCAGTGATACGTCCGGAAATACACACTACTGATAACAGTACTACATCGGATTTGCAAACGGTTAAGTCAAACGTATATCCGCTTCAACAGCATTATCACGTGCAACCGATATCTGCACCAAATTCCAGTTTTTTCACTGATAAATCGGCGGAACAAAAGTCAAGCTTGAACTACGTATCGCCTGCCGAACCTCCGCGAACAGATTCCTCCCCTGccaatttttacaatttaccAAAATCAACGGAGCAGTcggtaaatacatttttcgatCCCCCGAAACCGAATCAAGTCACGAGTTTTtctcaagaaaaaaatataaatcttttcgGACAACCAGTTAgcaatataaataatcaacagcctgaagaaaattattttgcacttAATTCTAAAACAACTGATTCTTCGGTTTCTCACGTACCGTTTTGGAACGTTGAGCAATCCTCTCATTCTCAAACGTTAAACGTTGCGCCTACCCAGCCAGTATCTAATCAATCGGTATACACTGCTCCCATACAACAATCGGCGCCGATATTTTATAATCCGACTCAgtttgcaaataaattgccTACACAATCGACTTTTCAACATACGTATGAGCAACGTCCCTCTCAACAgcaattatatcaaaattcgCCGTTTTACGAGAATACTAGCGGGCTGCAACAGCCTTACGCTATTCCCGAAAATAATATCGCATATCCCACGCCTACTATTTCGATAGCAACATCAGTACCTGAACCGACTGGATCAGCTACTCTCAATCCTGTTCAAATGTCAGTTAATTCGCCAAATACTAATCGTACCACCCCCGACACCGTGCCACTAAGTTTTCAAAATTGG gcCTCTGGATCTTCCGACAAACGAATGCAGTACAGACCGGTGTACCACCATTGGTTTTATCGTAAAGAGGTGGAGAGCAAAACGTTATGGCTGCCGTTCTCTATGCAGGACAGCTTAAAATTGGAAGAAGCTCACAATTCGAGCGATATTTCACCTGAAACCATAGTGGCTACTGATGGCGGTCGTTACGATGTCGATATTTTACGTCGAGAAAGAGCACCCGTTTACTGGACTGGAACATCGAATGAAGTCAGACGATGTTCTTGGTTTTTTAAAGGAACAGCTGAAGCAAGATATGCTCCATATAGCGAAAACATCGCTGCGAAACTTGAGGACGAATACAAACTGGCGTGTCAGTCGAATATATGGAATCGAAAAGTTGAACTAAATAATGGAGAATATATTGTTTTTCATAACGCTACAGTGCAAGCTCATTATTCACAACCGGCTTCTCCCGATGTGACAGGATCTTGGGGAAATAACGCT GCTTCAGAGGACAGTACATATTTACAGGGTTCTGCAAGTAAACCGAAAGTTGTTAAAAGAGGAGTCGATGAATTTAATATAGACGAGGGTGAACCTGAGAAAGTGGATCATCTTCTATTTCTCGTTCATGGTATCGGAAGTGTTTGCGATTTAAAGTTCCGCACCGTAGAAGAAGTTG TTAGCGAATTTCGAAGTATATCATATCAACTGGTGCAGTCACATTATCGCACAGCGAGCGAACAAGGAATTGTAAATAGAATAGAAGTTTTACCAATTTCTTGGCATACGACGCTTCATACTGACACAGGAATTGATAAGCAACTGCAAGCTATTACGTTAGAGAGTATTCCGAAGTTGCGACATTTTACTAACGATACTTTATTGGACGTACTCTTCTATACTAGTCCGATATACTGTCAAACTATCATGCAAACAGTCGGAAACGAGATGAACAGATTGTACGCGCTATTCAAAGAAAGAAATCCCACGTTTGGTGGAGGAGTATATTTAGGTGGTCATTCTTTGGGCAGTTTAATTATGTTTGATCTACTGTGCCATCAAAAGCCCGCGAAAGATGACGAAAACGAGATCATTGACGAA GAGGATGACAGTATTGCAACCATTAAGCCAATGCCCGCGGCCATTATTAAGAAGCACCTTAGTAGAAGAATTAGCTACGTAATGGGGGCTGCGGGAACAGGCCAGCCTTATATAAATTATCCGCAACTAAATTTTAACCCGTGTGCCTTCTTTGCTCTCGGTAGCCCGATTGGCATGTTCGTAACGGTCCGAGGCATCGACACTCTTGGAGAAAATTTCACGTTGCCTACTTGCCCGGCTTTCTTTAATATCTTTCACCCGTTTGATCCGGTAGCTTATCGAGTGGAATCCTTAATCAATCCTGAAGCGTGTAATTACCGACCAATGCTCATACCACACCATAAAGGCAGGAAGAGAATGCATTTAG AGTTAAAAGAAACGATGGCGCGTGTCGGGGCGgatttgaaacaaaaattaattgactcGGTGAGACACACGTGGAATTCGTTCTATCAATTAGCCTTGTTTCACAAGCCGGACAACCAAATTTTGGAACGCGAAATCGATAAAGTTGTCGAAGAGCAATTGCAGAAACCGCCAAATGTAGCGGATCAATCtaacaacgacgacgatggtGCCGATTTAAAAATAGGAAGACTTAACGGTGGTCGAAGAATAGATTACGTACTTCAAGAAGCGCCTTTCgaatatattaatgaatatatttttgctcttACAAGCCACATCTGTTACtg gGAATCTGAAGATACCATGCTTTTGATATTAAAGGAAATATATGGATCTAGAGGTATTCAAACCGACGCACAACTTCCTCAGCAGTCAATGTCAATTGAGAGAATAACTCCTTCTCCATCTTTATCTGTTTTGTCACCTAGTGGAAGTAATGTAGGAACACCACTTGTTATGGGCGTAGACCCTACAGTGCCTATGTCCGGTAAATCTGTCGGTCCACCACCTAAGACTGGTTTTGTACCGAAATCTTGA